The following proteins come from a genomic window of Crassostrea angulata isolate pt1a10 chromosome 1, ASM2561291v2, whole genome shotgun sequence:
- the LOC128157871 gene encoding uncharacterized protein LOC128157871 — protein MITTFSVALVFVLCGIETDATDCISRQEFDEFKTNVFNQIEKLTLENDRQSVQIEHQRKKILDLMNSLAKYEEASTNLSPEDSTNISNDSIPLKHSRLFRKDSLISKSPVKGTVKKTRLLTSQGSMTTVMADVVAFYAYLTNTETNPGPHHVIVYDHVVTNSGNGYNKHSGAFTVPKAGMYVFSWTTFVDPNSYFPIELAVNSHRAGIVFVHASTTFNGVTGSVVIQLQQDDVVMVRSEPGYNPSGNIYSDNKMKTTFSGWCISCSS, from the exons ATGATAACAACGTTTTCTGTTGCTTTGGTTTTCGTTTTGTGCGGAATAGAAACAGACGCAACTGACTGCATTAGCAGACAAGAATTTGACGAATTTAAGACAAATGTTTTTAACCAAATTGAGAAACTAACCCTGGAAAATGACAGGCAATCCGTACAAATAGAGCATCagaggaaaaaaattctggatttAATGAATTCGTTGGCAAAGTATGAAGAAGCATCAACTAATTTAAGTCCAGAAGATTCAACAAACATTTCTAACGACAGTATACCTTTGAAACATTCAAGGTTATTCAGAAAAGATTCGTTGATATCAAAATCGCCAGTAAAAGGAACAGttaaaa AAACTAGATTATTAACATCTCAAGGATCAATGACAACTGTCATGGCAGACGTAGTTGCCTTTTATGCCTACCTTACAAATACAGAAACAAACCCAGGGCCGCATCATGTAATCGTATATGACCATGTCGTGACGAATTCTGGAAATGGATATAACAAGCACTCTGGAGCATTTACAGTCCCAAAAGCAGGCATGTATGTGTTTTCCTGGACAACATTTGTTGACCCAAATTCGTATTTTCCAATTGAACTCGCGGTCAACAGTCATCGGGCTGGTATAGTTTTCGTGCATGCCAGTACAACTTTTAATGGAGTTACTGGCTCAGTCGTTATTCAGCTTCAGCAGGATGACGTGGTTATGGTAAGGTCAGAACCCGGATATAACCCCAGTGGAAACATTTACAGTGACAACAAAATGAAAACGACATTCTCTGGATGGTGTATTTCATGTTCGAGTTAA